One segment of Variovorax sp. PAMC28562 DNA contains the following:
- a CDS encoding SPOR domain-containing protein produces MKSSTRSVQRGNIVIGLIIGLVLGLGVALGIAVYVTKVPIPFMSKNQRGGAEQDEAEARKNRDWDPNGPLAGKAGAVRPQPPSVTAPATVGPLNAPSTGPVPVVVAPGASTTPAASRPRTAPVPAEANALPPSSDPLGDLARSRSGNNPTAGGTIASAAPSTAAANASGADPFLYFVQAGAFRTTDDAEAQRAKLSLMGVEAKVTEREQAGRTVYRVRAGPFNKKDDADHLKDRLDGGGFESALVRVQR; encoded by the coding sequence ATGAAATCAAGTACACGCTCAGTTCAGCGCGGCAACATCGTCATCGGTCTGATCATCGGCCTGGTGCTCGGGCTCGGCGTGGCGCTGGGCATCGCGGTTTATGTGACCAAGGTGCCGATCCCGTTCATGAGCAAGAACCAGCGCGGCGGTGCCGAGCAGGACGAAGCCGAAGCCCGCAAGAACCGCGACTGGGACCCGAACGGCCCGCTCGCCGGCAAGGCCGGTGCCGTCAGGCCGCAGCCGCCTTCGGTGACCGCACCTGCGACGGTCGGCCCGCTCAATGCGCCTTCGACCGGCCCGGTTCCGGTAGTGGTCGCGCCCGGTGCGTCCACGACCCCGGCTGCGTCGCGCCCGCGCACAGCACCGGTGCCAGCCGAAGCCAATGCACTGCCGCCGTCGAGCGATCCGTTGGGCGACTTGGCCCGTTCAAGATCCGGCAACAACCCGACCGCTGGCGGCACCATTGCCAGCGCGGCGCCTTCGACTGCTGCTGCCAACGCCAGTGGCGCAGACCCATTCCTCTACTTCGTGCAGGCCGGCGCCTTCCGCACCACCGACGACGCCGAAGCGCAGCGCGCCAAGTTGTCGCTGATGGGTGTCGAGGCCAAAGTCACCGAGCGTGAGCAAGCTGGTCGCACGGTGTACCGCGTGCGCGCCGGCCCCTTCAACAAGAAGGACGATGCCGACCACTTGAAGGATCGCCTCGATGGCGGCGGCTTCGAGTCCGCACTGGTGCGGGTGCAGCGCTGA